A genomic segment from Canis lupus baileyi chromosome 31, mCanLup2.hap1, whole genome shotgun sequence encodes:
- the FETUB gene encoding fetuin-B isoform X1, giving the protein MDLLLSLVLCTLAACCWATSVPMPVLPLPVLSRDCNNSGILEVAGFALQDINRDRKDGYVLSLNRVSDVREHRQVAMGSLFYLTLDVLETDCHVLSRKPWKDCGVRHLHESVYGQCKALFYVNKPGRVLYLPAYNCTLRPVSRRRIHNRCPDCPSPRATDLSDPRVLEAALESLAKYNSESTSKQYSLVQVTRASSQWVYGPAYFVEYLIKESPCTKSQVSSCALQPPDSEPVGICKGSLGQRELEKFVSVTCHFFEPQVPAPGEENASASQGPVDLPGVGEFQQKNTAPTNSPSKAVPKGSVQHLPDLDDEKKPEGAQENSPVEAFPVKLDLTTDPQGESLDVSFLFLGPMERKLVVLPFPNKEQRSAECPGPAQQGNLLILPP; this is encoded by the exons ATGGATCTGCTCCTATCCCTCGTGCTCTGCACGCTGGCGGCATGCTGCTGGGCTACATCTGTACCCATGCCAGTCCTCCCCTTACCTGTCCTCTCCCGTGACTGCAATAACTCGGGTATTCTGGAAGTCGCAGGCTTTGCCCTGCAGGACATTAACAGAGACCGAAAGGATGGCTATGTACTGAGCCTCAACCGAGTGAGCGATGTCCGTGAACACAGACAG GTTGCTATGGGATCTCTGTTCTATCTCACACTGGATGTGTTAGAGACTGATTGCCATGTACTCAGCAGGAAGCCGTGGAAGGACTGTGGGGTGAGGCACCTACATGAATCG GTTTATGGTCAATGCAAAGCACTATTTTATGTTAATAAGCCAGGAAGAGTTCTCTATCTACCTGCTTATAATTGTACTCTTCGCCCAG TTTCTCGAAGAAGGATTCACAATAGGTGCCCTGAttgccccagccccagagccactGACTTGTCAGATCCCAGGGTTCTAGAAGCTGCCCTGGAATCTCTCGCAAAATACAACAGTGAGAGCACCTCAAAGCAGTATTCTCTCGTCCAAGTCACCAGGGCTTCTAGTCAG TGGGTGTATGGCCCTGCGTACTTCGTGGAATACTTAATCaaagagtcaccatgtaccaaatCCCAGGTCAGCAGCTGTGCACTTCAGCCCCCTGACTCTGAG ccTGTTGGTATTTGCAAAGGTTCTCTGGGTCAAAGAGAATTAGAAAAGTTCGTCTCCGTGACTTGTCACTTCTTTGAACCACAG GTTCCTGCACCTGGAGAGGAAAATGCTTCTGCTAGCCAGGGACCTGTGGACCTCCCTGGGGTGGGAGAGTTCCAGCAGAAAAACACAGCTCCTACCAACTCACCCTCCAAAGCTGTGCCTAAGGGATCTGTCCAACATCTCCCTGACTTAGATGATGAGAAGAAGCCTGAGGGTGCTCAGGAAAACAGCCCTGTCGAGGCCTTCCCTGTGAAGCTAGATCTCACCACAGATCCTCAGGGAGAAAGCCTggatgtttccttccttttcctgggACCTATGGAGCGGAAGCTGGTTGTTCTGCCTTTCCCCAACAAAGAACAACGCTCTGCTGAGTGCCCAGGACCAGCGCAGCAGGGCAACCTTCTTATTCTCCCACCATGA
- the FETUB gene encoding fetuin-B isoform X2, translating into MGSLFYLTLDVLETDCHVLSRKPWKDCGVRHLHESVYGQCKALFYVNKPGRVLYLPAYNCTLRPVSRRRIHNRCPDCPSPRATDLSDPRVLEAALESLAKYNSESTSKQYSLVQVTRASSQWVYGPAYFVEYLIKESPCTKSQVSSCALQPPDSEPVGICKGSLGQRELEKFVSVTCHFFEPQVPAPGEENASASQGPVDLPGVGEFQQKNTAPTNSPSKAVPKGSVQHLPDLDDEKKPEGAQENSPVEAFPVKLDLTTDPQGESLDVSFLFLGPMERKLVVLPFPNKEQRSAECPGPAQQGNLLILPP; encoded by the exons ATGGGATCTCTGTTCTATCTCACACTGGATGTGTTAGAGACTGATTGCCATGTACTCAGCAGGAAGCCGTGGAAGGACTGTGGGGTGAGGCACCTACATGAATCG GTTTATGGTCAATGCAAAGCACTATTTTATGTTAATAAGCCAGGAAGAGTTCTCTATCTACCTGCTTATAATTGTACTCTTCGCCCAG TTTCTCGAAGAAGGATTCACAATAGGTGCCCTGAttgccccagccccagagccactGACTTGTCAGATCCCAGGGTTCTAGAAGCTGCCCTGGAATCTCTCGCAAAATACAACAGTGAGAGCACCTCAAAGCAGTATTCTCTCGTCCAAGTCACCAGGGCTTCTAGTCAG TGGGTGTATGGCCCTGCGTACTTCGTGGAATACTTAATCaaagagtcaccatgtaccaaatCCCAGGTCAGCAGCTGTGCACTTCAGCCCCCTGACTCTGAG ccTGTTGGTATTTGCAAAGGTTCTCTGGGTCAAAGAGAATTAGAAAAGTTCGTCTCCGTGACTTGTCACTTCTTTGAACCACAG GTTCCTGCACCTGGAGAGGAAAATGCTTCTGCTAGCCAGGGACCTGTGGACCTCCCTGGGGTGGGAGAGTTCCAGCAGAAAAACACAGCTCCTACCAACTCACCCTCCAAAGCTGTGCCTAAGGGATCTGTCCAACATCTCCCTGACTTAGATGATGAGAAGAAGCCTGAGGGTGCTCAGGAAAACAGCCCTGTCGAGGCCTTCCCTGTGAAGCTAGATCTCACCACAGATCCTCAGGGAGAAAGCCTggatgtttccttccttttcctgggACCTATGGAGCGGAAGCTGGTTGTTCTGCCTTTCCCCAACAAAGAACAACGCTCTGCTGAGTGCCCAGGACCAGCGCAGCAGGGCAACCTTCTTATTCTCCCACCATGA